In the Cucurbita pepo subsp. pepo cultivar mu-cu-16 chromosome LG17, ASM280686v2, whole genome shotgun sequence genome, GGAGATCTTTTGAAGCAGATAAGACCAATATATTCGACAGAATTATTCACACAATCAGATCTTCTATAGAGGTTGGATCTGGAAACTTCGTTGATTGCGACTCTTTTTAGAAAATCCTACTGATCCTATGAAACTGATTGCACTTGCAGAGTCAAGAAAATATCAGTGACCTTGCATATTGGCTTTCAACCACTTCTACCCTTTTCTATCTTCTTCAAAGTTCACTCAAGGCAGCCAATACAAGTACTGCGGCTTCACATCGCAACCGTACTTCCCCTTCAACCTTATTTGGTCGTATGGCATATGTATGCTTCCTACCTGAAAATTTGGGctgataaataaatttcttgtGAACCATTCAACTAAGTATAGAAGTTTTCAGGGTCTTCGATCATCTTCAATGGGTATGGGAATTTCCAGTGGATACAGTGGAATGGTGGGAAAGACAAACAATCAATCTAAAGTTGAAGCCAAGTACCCAGCATTGCTTTTTAAGCAACATTTGGCAGCATGCATTGAAAAATTGTTTGGGATGATACGTGATAacttgaagaaagaaattagcCCTTTCTTGCATCTATGCATACAGgtaaaaaccaaaattatacaatagaaaagagaaaaaatgaagttttttGAACCTTTTTTCTGACAATATCTTAATAAGCACTGACAGGCACCAAGATCAGTGAGGGCCAGATCAATAAGAGGGTCATCTAAAAATATCCATTCAAATATTGTTGCAAAACAACAAGCATCAAGTATTCACTGGCAAAGCATTGTTAATAATCTAGACCAGACCTTGGTTATAATGTCTGAAAATCATGTAAGTTAAATCTATTCCTATTCATCTATTGTTGTAGGCATTTTACGTTTGGAGCAGGTTTCTGTTCATGCAAAATTGACATTTGCAATTTTTCAGGTTCCCTCCATGATCATGAGAAAAATCTTCCTTCAGGTTTTCTCATTCATAAATGTCCAGCTCTTCAATAGGTGAGTAACAATACAGCTTCTTTGAGCATAATCATTCCACGAGGATCTGATTTTACTACATAAAACCTCTACAAAAGagatatcttatttatttacttttttctgtTGGCAGCTTGTTACTACGACGTGAGTGCTGTTCCTTCAGTAATGGAGAGTACTTAAAGTTAGGTCTGCAGGAGTTGGAGCAATGGTGTACCAAAGCTACTGATACGGTGAGAGAAATGTGCTGGAATTTGAAGGTTTCGAAACAAAATCTCTTTAAACGATGAACATCTATAACTTTTTCGTTTACTTCAACAGTATGCTGGCTCTTCCTGGAATGAACTTCAACACATAAGACAGGCAGTAGGATTTCTGGTACGTTTCTCATAACTCAAACCGAAAAGTGAAACCAATCAGGCTTTCTGTGATTGGATTGAGGACTCATACTCTTGGTCCCATCTCTGCAGGTGTTACACCAGAAGTCCCAGAAAAGTTTGAATGAGATAACAGATGAATTGTGCCCGGTAACTACATCAGtgttcttgaaagaaaaaaaacatctgattttaacttgaattttttttccttaatttcaCTTGTAAAGAACTTTATGGTATTTTGAccctttattcttcttcttgtttgtttttgtatcaGATTCTGAGCATCCCGCAAATATATCGCATAGGAACGATGTTCTGGGACGACAAATATGGAACTCAGGGGTTATCTCCTGATGTAAGTGATTATTATCCTCGTTGTcgtttaatttaataaaccacaagatatttgaaacaaaaaattgcaCACTTTGGCTGTTCTGCAGATAATTGGAAGAATGAGAGTCCTATTAGCAGAAGACTCCATCAACATCCCAAACAACTCTTTCCTGCTTGATGTGGATTCAAGGTACAAATTTGCATTCTATATCCCAAGTTTATTCTGAATCTTTTGTGATTTATAATCTCTATGATTCTAAAGATCAATACTTATCTATCCTACCATTTTCAGCATACCATTTTCAATAGAAGAAGTATTCCGGTCCTTCGGCGCGGTTAACCTGTCCGATATCGACCCGCCGCCGCTCATAAGACAAAGATCTGATTTCCATTTTCTACTGCAGCAAGTGAGTGAATGATATATGATAATGCAGAAATGGAAAGCTTCTCTTCAACTTAACCACAATTGAGGAAGTTGAAGAAATATTACACAGTGCAGTTGATTGGTTTCCCACATTGAATTTTTCcctcttgatttttctttttgtggggGGGGTGGGAGAGATGGTGTGTTTTCGTGTTAATTCTTTATTcgttgattttatttttgtacatTATACGGTGTGGTGTGTGtatgtttcttgttttggttTCCAGAAAAGAGATGGCCAAACCTTTGCGTTCTGGGCAAAATTTTGAGTGAGCTTTTTTCAAACACAATTAGGGTTTACAGGATTTCGTTCATTTATGgatagaaatgaaaagaaaattcaagaatttatGTATCTTTTCagcaaaattgaagaattcaaatctttcttgcaatatgtaatatatatatatattttttcggTTGATATTATAATGTATTAACTAGATGAACTGTGCTCATATTAGTAGTTAAATGGTATATTTTAAGGCTTGTGGGGACATGCATCGAATGAAGAAAGAATTatgaaagattttttttccgATAATTAAATGGGACAAAGACAGAGATTACATTCTCCTCCGACCTTGCCCCAATTCTCATTACATTAttctttaagaaatatttttaaatttgttaaaatgttttatattttataatgcttagaaaatgaaaattattatccTATATAGgtaataaatttctttttttcgttcctcgaaattataaaattatatataggTATTGACATCGAGGCAGCCTTGTAAAGAATGAACATCCACATTTCAAAatgatatttctataattattaatgCTACACCATAAAtgtcatttatatatataattacaaaTGTTATTGATGCAATTTTGCTCCTATTACcataaaaaatcttttttccctattaataaaaaattctctGATTAAGATtacatttttacccttttaaATGGAGTTTAACAATCAATATCATCCACTAATCGTTTAACAATTTATAagcatttatatatattttaacaatatttcCTACgtataaaaagaagaaaattttgaatctccCGTCGGACTATATCACATTGGAATTTTTTAacagtttttcaattttattattacgAAAAATGTCGAGATGGAGTTgagaattaaatttgttaacaGGGACGATGATGATATTGACCTAGCAACAAAAAATGAGGGATTTTGTTGATtcgataattttaatttttaatatgtgaAAGCATATAATAACCAAATTAGATTTGATTGTGAGGATATGAATTGAATGATGTATATGCATTTATTATGATTGATAGTCAAACTTAGGGTTATAACTTTATCATTTTGTTCATTTGGATTTTATCCCACAACAGAAACTTCATCTGCATTTGATGCATGTGATTCAACAGCATTCATGATAGAGAGAGATAAtggcatttttctttttctttttacacccccttttaatactatttttataaattattaatgtaataaatacACCGTGGATATCGTCTTCTTTCAGCTTTTactttcaacatttttaaaactcatttattagagaaagatttccacacccttatctttgtaaaaaatgtttggttcGTCTTTTctaccaatgtgggatctcacaatccactctcttcgaagtcagcgtcctcgttgacactcgtttctctctccaatcactACGTTAGCATCACTAAATGAATGACTTAAGATCGATTAGTaagataaaaagtaaaaaatattatgctAATTTGNAGATCTCAGGCAAGAAGTTAGAGGCTTCATATTTTCCAAGATTTTGGTGAAAATTAGGGTATGGCAGGAATCTTTTCACGGATCACCATTGTTCCCCCAACTAATCTTTTGAGGTCCATAATCGGACAATAATTGTGCCCTCAACCCTTTTcatttaacttcaaatttttacctttttttttttccttctccaaaaTATGAACCCAAAACTACATTTGAAAGCgtttaattcaaacaattagCTTCGTataattatgtatatattCGATATCTAAATTTACGTGActcgaattttaaaattaataattcatagACGACTgataaaacttattttaaaaaaaaaaaattaaaataattattttctatatttgaaTGTGCTACATAATTAGaatttttccttcttattAGGGTTAAGAACATTCTCTAGGAATCCGTATTTggatcattttttaaaataacttttatttattaaaataaaattttaataatattgttttaaaataatttaatttaaacgtcaATCTTAgtataacataaataaaacatctattattttttttaaggctaactatttgatattttatattataatttttctaattttattttctcgaagtaaataattttttttttttttaatcataaaaatgtatataatttaaaacttatttttggGTCAATCTTTGACTTTCGAACTATCCAAGTGGACGTGGAGAAGTGCCAAATCTTAACTATTGATCCAttgaatgtgaaagaaaaaaaaaaaaaagtccaatCTCTTAGAACCAGTTTTTAGGTAAAGATGAACTAAGTCGATAAGTGGTATGTTAGGTAGGTAATAACATCATTTTCGAAAGATCGAGTCGATAGTGAGatccaattcaaattttgatgtaTCACAAAAAACTTAATTAGTCGAGATCGTTATCACGACAAAATTGTTATATCAAACGCATCGAGATAAcattattagatataaatatgaacgataatttcacattttaaatgTGTTTACTGTATCTTTAATCAACCATGCCTGATTTCtaccattttaatatttggtgaattattttgttttcttataaCTACCTTTTATCATCATAAAATTAAGACGTGAGCTCgtaagtttattattatttgaaagtaAAGATTTTGAGTGGCGTTAATTCATAGTATcgattaatttatattattggcTAAACGAGGTCTGTCgtgaattaattaaactccttagaatattttttgtaATCTTAACAACAATTAGTGGCTTTAAAAGCTGGATTTGGACAGCATTACCCACTTTTTAAATCTTCCATTTGTATTCCTCCACCATatcctctctttttctctttattattattatttttttaaagctagATTGTGACCATGTTTGTTGtcagttatatatatttaaaacacgtatgttaaagagaagtttccacatttttataagtcatgttttgtttccctctctgATCGATGTGAAACCTCGCAATTCACCCTCTttgggggccagtgtcctcgctggcacaccatccgTAATCTGGCTCTCAtagcatttgtaacagctcaagctcactgctagcagatattgtccactttactCCATTAATATATCGTCcgatagttttaaaacatgtctactaaaattgggtttccacaccttcgttctcctctccaatcgtcGAAAAGAACCACAACCGCACATTTTCTCTTTACCATCAACCAACCATTCATCCCACTAACGATTTCACTTCATCTCTCGAACTCTTTTTTCATGAACGTACTGATTTCAACTTCTAAACTTCTTAATCAAGAATATACGTCTCTTTTAACccgttaatatatttttattaaaataatacccgaaaaataaaaaagtcaatacaaaattaaaaattataaatccaACAAAAGGCAGATACAGGCTAGCAACTGATGCAGagattatatataaatttcgAGTTCCTTCATTACAAgacaaaaaccctaattgatTGAGAGACAAGAGAAACCAAAGTGTGGGCTACAAACCCCACACCACCTTTCCACATACATAGATCTGGATAACACTCActaattctctttttcttttttttttttcttttttttaattaatttattccaatattaaaacacttaaaatttaaaataatcccGACTTTATCAACCAAACCAGTTgtaatataaagtaaattaacGTAGAATCTTACAAATCtaatctaatttaaaataattacgaCTTTACCAACCAAACCATCAATgtaataatttacaaaatgaatttatttatgttcgtaagttaattttcatgaaaataatagatttatgagtaattattcatttttggtTGTTATATACTTTTGAtaagtattttcaaaatttaatttaatttttttaaaatatacattgaCCATAATACCCCTACGTCTGAGATTGGGGTCAGCGACAAAGAATATGGCGTCGGCAGTTTCTGGTGGACCGTAGCAAACTGGGCAGGGGCATGgcgtggaaaaagaaaataactaattttattttaattacaaagtATGCCCTTCTCTTCTACACATCACTCGtgaggatatatatatatatatatataataaaaactatggTCTAAAATTTTATGACTCATTGTGAAAATTCCATAAAAGTTCTCCAACTTTTTTCCACTCAAAATTCAGTGAAATGGGTGCTCTAAAGCTGCTGTTGCTGTTAGTGGTTTCTTTATcagtggcggcggcggcggggaAATCCAGCCACCACCGTCACCGTCACCGTCTCCGGCGATTCGAAGCTCAGCTCCACCTGAAGAAGCTGAATAAACCTGCCGTGAAGTCCATCAAGGTTATAAAGCTTctcaattcttcttcttcttctttgggtATACGCTTGAATTGAAGAGCTTAAAATGTGTTCTTTTTACAGAGTCCAGATGGGGATATAATTGACTGTGTTCATATGGCTCATCAGCCAGCTTTGGATCATCCTCTTCTCAAAAACCATACAATTCAGgtcttttgttcttcaattctccaaattttcggatttgggtcgtttttttcttcaatttctgaGATGGGTTTTTTCAGATGAGGCCAAATTTTCATCCAGAAGGGGTTTTAAGTGACAATAAAATGTCTTCAAAAGGTTCAGAACCAAAGCCCATAACTCAATCATGGCACTTGAAGGGAAGGTGCCCAAAAGGGACGATTCCCAttagaagaacaacaaaaagagACATTTTGAGAGCAAATTCTGTGAAAAACTATGGGAAGAAGAAGCCTCAAGCCACTGTCAAACCAACCTCCATTGATATCGATCTCAATGGCCAAACAGGACATCAGGTACTTCAAGAAACAGAGCATATTGTTCTTATTTGttctttacaatttttttaaaatgtggatTTTTACTTTTTGCCTTTGCTTTTGGAGTTGTTAGCATGCAATAACATATGTTGAAGGAGGACAATACTATGGAGCTAAAGCAACCATAAACGTTTGGTCTCCCAAAATCCAACACCCAAATGAATTCAGCCTCTCCCAGATCTGGATTCTTGGAGGAACTTTTGGGGAAGATCTTAATAGCATTGAAGCTGGTTGGCAGGTTCATAAAATCTTCATTAATTCCCAGTTTTTGTATCAAAGATTTCACCTTTTTGAGTAATCTTTTCtgggtttggtttttttctaacaaaaaaCAGGTTAGCCCTGATTTGTATGGAGATAACAACACCAGATTCTTCACTTACTGGACTgtaagttcttcaaatttcatagTTTTTTATGAATTCCCCTCTGAATTTCGATCAAAATCGACCTGAATTCGTTGTTTTTCTTGAAACAGAGTGATGCATATCAAGCTACTGGCTGCTACAATCTCCTCTGTTCTAGGTTTGTTCAAATCAATAATGAAATTGCTCTGGGTGCTAGCATTTATCCCATTTCTTCTTACAGAGGCTCTCAATATGATATTAGCTTGCTCATCTGGAAGGTCAGCTGCAAAGAACATAACCCAATTCGACCAATTGAAAACAGAGCATCTctgacaaattttttaaaaatttgtttttaggACCCGAAAGAAGGAAACTGGTGGATGCAATTCGGAAATAGCTATGTTTTAGGTTACTGGCCGGCGTTCTTGTTCTCCTACCTGACCGACTGCGCCTCCATGGTCGAATGGGGCGGCGAAGTCGTTAACTCTGAATCTGACGGCCAACACACTTCCACTCAAATGGGTAGCGGCCACTTCCCCGGCGAGGGGTTCGGCAAGGCCGGCTACTTTAGGAATATTCAGGTTCGTTAATTCagtgttgaaattaaaataatttgattaaattatcttattttagtATCAAAAACAGGTGGTGGACGGCTCCAATAATCTCCGGCAGCCGGAGGATATCGGAACTTTCACAGAGCAACCCAGTTGCTACGATGTTCAGAACGGGAAGTCCGGCGACTGGGGTAATTACTTCTTCTACGGCGGCCCGGGCAGAAATCCAAACTGCCCGTGATAAAATTCGctctttaaatatataaaaaaaaatatatttttaaatgcatTTCTTGTGCATTATTTTTAGTGGGTATTATTGAGATATGTTTAACTTGTGATGAagcttttctctctctccatctctctctctctctctctgctcaTCAACTgtgggagagggagagagagacagagaggcTGATTTGTTTGTTTCGAAAGCttagaaggaagaaaaaaacaaaaaaacaaggctaatgatttgttttatttctttggaAATGTGTATAAGCGTGTTTAATTTTCCCGTTCGTCTTTCGTTCGCTAGAATTTAAATCGTGAAATTTAGCGAGTTTATAATGTATAAAGTTGTGTATAACGTTTAATGGATTAGACTCGTATAATTCAATAGTAAGTAAATTGTGTCTCGTAATTATCTGTGAGACTCCACATTGGtgggagaggaaaacgaaacattctttataaagatgtgaaatATCTTCGTATAAcagtttgttttaaaatagtgagactgatgacgatatgtaattaGTTAAAACGGACAATTCTGTTAGTGGTAGCCTCAGATTGTTATAGTTGGTATTAGAGGCAGACACCGAGtcgtgtgccaacgaggacattaGATCcccaaaggggtagattgtgagaccaaccccacatcagttggagaggggaacaaaacattctttataaatatatagaaaattcttcctaatagacacgttttaagacCATGAGGCTGATTACAAAACATAACGAgctaaaatggataatatcggCTATGGGTGGCCTGGGGTTGCAAAAGTTAGTATCAGTGTTCGACACCAGGCAATGTGTCAATGAAGACGCTGACCCCCaagaggatggattgtgagaccccattATCGGTTAGAgagtgaaacaaaatatttttttatatctataagaatgtagaaatctctccctaattgacgcgttttaaaaccatgagactaatgacaatacgtaacaagtcaaaacggacaatatctactaggggGGCCTGTGGCTGCAAAAGTTAGTATTAGAGTCCGACAtcaggcagtgtgccaatgaAGACGATGACCCTCaagaggatggattgtgagatcccattaTCGGTCAGAGagtgaaacaaaacattttatatatatatatatataagagtgtagaaattTCTCTCCaataaacgcgttttaaaactatgagactgacggtgatacgtaatgagtcAAATTAAACAATATGTACTAACTATGGCCTCGAACTGTTACGTTAttccaaaccctaaaccctaatatAATTAGAGAATATAGTTAACCAAAGTGTTTAATGGCATGTGTaatgaattattattgaataatgGATGAGGTTAAGAATATAGGTAtatgatttgaaataatattaagatgAAGGtgtggtttttatttttaatatcccTAATCCCATAACCAAAATAAGTGTCagaaaagtcaaagtcaacctGCTTTTTTTGTCCGAACAGATGCATGTGGGTCGTTGGATCCATGTGAACTGTTGGTGTGTTCCAAATCTGACAGGTAATGTTTCAGTTTCAGCTCAAATATTCCATCAAAATCATtattccaaacaaaaaataatttaatctcttGCCTTTTTGTCTTCCACAttttctaccattttcttttaatttttgaatgcTAACGAGAgctttccacactcttataagaaatgtttcgttttcttcttcaaccgatgtgggatttcacaatccaccctttttcGAGGTCCAGTGTTCTTGCTAGAACACcactcgatgtctggctccGATACTATTTGTatctgttggatgatgaaagtcccacatcggttaatttagggaatgatcatgagtttataaataaaaaatactctctccattgggaCGAGATCTTTTGGAAAGCCTATGCTCAAAGtcgacaatattataccattatggagagtcatGTTTGTCTAACTGTATCGACCTTAGTTTTCTACGGACCTGAGACAATATCTGTCAAACCCGTATacgaaaataattgaaaagttgaaaaggaaataataggataacatatttttatatgaatataagaagaaacaaaggtaCACTCAGAGCACATGATATGAAGACATAAAAGGAATCTAAAATTCCACGAGATTAGATTCCATTCCagctacttttattttatttgattacataataataaatactaatttcTCCAAGTTTATAGTAGAATGCTGCCAGCTCCCGTCTCATAATCAACTAATCCTGAAAATTAACAACACAAACAACGctaattaacaataaataggATTAAAATTGAAGGTGTGTTCTCGTTGATATTcataaataggatacaaaaaactaattaaatattataaaagaatatattatctagatattatatcgcaataaaaacaaaaattcaatttttgtgTATAGATTTTCATACTTGGAACAGTCAATTCCAGCGGAGATGCTAAAAGGCAGTGTAATGCCGCAATTTCCAGGAAGATCTTCAGCCAATTTAGCGTTGTATTTCACATTACCAGCAACTGATTTGATGCATTGGCATGCAGCCTTCTTGTCATCACTGCTTGTGGCTGCCAATGACAGCGCTTTGGCACCATCGCAGCATGCGCTTGGCGGCTTCCCACTGCCGCTCATGAGGTAGCTCACGCATGGCGTCAAGTCCTTTGTCACGTCATTGCATGAGATTGCTGCCTCTGATTCTTGAAGAAGCAATAGCATCATGAACGCTATGGTTACTTTAAGAGATGCCATGGCTTGTAGCTTATGGGATTAAGTGGTGGGGGTGATATGATCTTCAAACTTTATGTAGAGGGATTTGGATGAGAAGAAATGGTGGCTGGTTTGACTAtaagggttttcttcttcttttttttacttatggGCTATCAAACAAGTTATTGTATTGTATGATATGATGATTCTTGCACTCAAATGGAAAGTTCAACCACTCTAGAATTGTCTTGTTGTTCTATACTACAAGAAATGGAAAGGGTGTGGATATGGGTTTGTGTTCGTTAGGTTGAAAATGCGTAAATAGTTGGATGTAGTTGAAATTTCATGTCTGTTTGAAGTTTGGATAGCTCGAGAACGAGTGCATGTAATGGACAAATGGGTTTGTGTTGGTTAGGTTGAAAATGCATAAATAGTTCGATGCAGTTGAAATTTCATGCCCGTTTGAAATTTGGGTAGCTCGAGAATGAGTTCGTATAATAGACATATTGGTTTGTGTGGGTTAGGTTGAAAATGCATAAATAGTTGGATACAGTTGAAATTTTACGTGAGaacaaatattctttataaatgcGTGAAAAAATCatcctaatagacgcattttaaaatcatgaggccaaccac is a window encoding:
- the LOC111779115 gene encoding non-specific lipid-transfer protein 8-like produces the protein MASLKVTIAFMMLLLLQESEAAISCNDVTKDLTPCVSYLMSGSGKPPSACCDGAKALSLAATSSDDKKAACQCIKSVAGNVKYNAKLAEDLPGNCGITLPFSISAGIDCSKIS
- the LOC111778432 gene encoding uncharacterized protein LOC111778432: MGALKLLLLLVVSLSVAAAAGKSSHHRHRHRLRRFEAQLHLKKLNKPAVKSIKSPDGDIIDCVHMAHQPALDHPLLKNHTIQMRPNFHPEGVLSDNKMSSKGSEPKPITQSWHLKGRCPKGTIPIRRTTKRDILRANSVKNYGKKKPQATVKPTSIDIDLNGQTGHQHAITYVEGGQYYGAKATINVWSPKIQHPNEFSLSQIWILGGTFGEDLNSIEAGWQVSPDLYGDNNTRFFTYWTSDAYQATGCYNLLCSRFVQINNEIALGASIYPISSYRGSQYDISLLIWKDPKEGNWWMQFGNSYVLGYWPAFLFSYLTDCASMVEWGGEVVNSESDGQHTSTQMGSGHFPGEGFGKAGYFRNIQVVDGSNNLRQPEDIGTFTEQPSCYDVQNGKSGDWGNYFFYGGPGRNPNCP